CTCGGGCTCGCGCCGCCACACCTCGCCCGCGCACGATTGGACCGGAGAAATGCTCAAAGAGGAGATCGAACTCGAGCGAGCCGCGGGGAAGCTGTCGGAGGAGGAAGAAGCCCTGATCCTCGAGGAAAAGTCGAGCGGGGCTGAGCTGGACGAGATCGAACTCGAGGTGAGGTCGAGGAGGCGAAGGTTGCGCCAAAGGTAATCAGAATCCGCTCCTGCAGGTGACGCCGAGCCGACAAACTCAGATGAGTAGGTTAGGACCGTGAAGCGAAGAACTTCAGCGCTCGTACTCTTAGCGGGGTGGGTTCTCCTGCTACAGCCCTTCCTGCTTCAAGCAGCCGGAATTTCCGGTCGTGTCGTTAACGGAACCCACGACGGCCGGCCCGTCCCGGGCTGCCCCCTTTACCTGCTGCGCTTCTCCCGCCCCGACCTTGGGCAGACCGTTTTGGACTCTACCCGCTCGGATCAACAGGGTCAATTCCGCTTTGCACGACTGACCCCGGATTCGGGCGCGGTCTTTGTAGCCTCAGCCCGGTATCTCGGCGTGGAGTATTTCAGTCCACTTTTCCAGGTCCTGCGGCCCGACACCCTTCTCGACTTGACCGTCGTGGTGTTCGACACGACGCAAGAAGTCCCGGTTCTGCACGTTCAGATGCACCACGTTTTCGCCGAGCGGGACACAGCCGATTATTTCGTGCGAGAAGTTCTGGCCTTCCACGCGGTAGGCAACCGGACGTTCGTCGCCGGCCAGGCGGGCCACACCCTAGCCCTCTCCCTCCCGCCGCAGGCGTACGCGTTCCACGCGGAATCGGGGTTCGACACCCGCAGCCTGCACATCAAGGGCCACACGCTTCTGTCCGATCGCCCTATTGCGCCGGGAGCCCACCAGCTCGCCTACCAATACCGGCTCCCCCTGGAGCGGGGCAGGTTCCGCTTTCAACGCCCAATCGACTATCCGACAGCCATCTTTAGCTTCTTTTACCTTGACCCCTCTCTGCGGGCGGAGAGCGCGGTATTGAAAGCCACCGCGCCCCTGGTGGTTCGAGGTCGTCAGTACGGGCGGCTGGTCGGGGAGAATCTGAAGCCGGGTACCGAGGTGGACGTAGCTCTTGCCCGGCGGTCCCTCCTGCGGGCGCGCGCCCTCCGGTGGGGCGTTCCCCTCCTTCTCGCGGTCGTGCTGGCAGGGGTGAGCCTGCTGCTCTTCCGCTATCCCAAGATCAAAGAGGCGCAGAAGAAGGAGGCCGATCCCGGCGTGCAGAGGCGAGAGCAGCTGCTGTACGAAATTGCGGCCCTGGACGAGGCGTTCGAGGCCGGCCAGCTGCCGGAGGAAGAATACACCGCCAAGCGGAAGCAGCTGAAGGACGAAGTCGTGCGGCTCACCGAGCAGCTGCGTTCGTCACGCCAGACCAAGACCTGAGATGGTGGAAGTCCGATCCCTCACGAAGGTCTACGGCACACGCTACGCCCTGAGGGAGGTTAGTTTCCAGGCACGAGCGGGACGCGTGTTGGGGGTGTTCGGCCCAAACGGGGCCGGCAAGAGCACCTTGATCCGCATTCTTGCGGGCCAAACCCGTCCCACCTCCGGACAGGTATTCCTCCTTGGCAAGCGGAGCGACGCATCCGGGCCCGAGCTGCGTCGACACGTGGGTGTGATCGGGCACCACACCTACCTCTACGAAGAGCTGACGGCCCTGGAGAACCTACGCTTCTACGCACGGATGTACGGACTTCGCTTTCAGGAACGCGAGCTCCTCACCGCGCTGGCCAAAGTTGGGCTGGAAGAAAGGGCCCACGAACCCGTGCGTGCCTTTAGCCGGGGCATGCTCCAGCGCCTGGCTCTGGCTCGCGCCACCCTCCACGATCCCTCGATTCTGCTTCTGGATGAACCCTACACCGGGCTCGATCAGTCCGCCTCAGCCCTCCTGGATGAGCTCCTGAAGGAAATGCGGGGAACCGGCCGCACTATCCTCGTGGTTACCCACGACGTGGAGCGAGGCCTGGAGTTGGTCGACGACGTGCTGGTCCTTGTCCGAGGGCGAGTGGCAGGGGCGGGCGAAGCAGCCCAATATACGGCTGCGTCGATGCTGGAGCTTTACCAGTCCGGGAGGTAAGGAGCCAAATGGGCTACCTACGCGGCATCGCGGCCATCTACTGGAAAGACCTCGTCCTGGAACTGAGGACGCGCCAGTCCCTCAGCGCGATGCTCGTTTTTTGCCTTACGGTCGCGGTGCTCTTTAATTTCGCTTTCGAGCCCGGTAGCTCCGCTGTTCAAGCCGTAGCGCCAGGCGTACTGTGGTCGGCCTTCGCTTTCGCCGGGATCCTGGGCATCAGCCGATCGTTCTCGTTTGAAGTGGACCGGGGCGGGCTACAGGGCCTGCTGCTCTGCCCTGTTGAGCGGGGCGTCATCTACTTCGCGAAGGTACTGGGAAATTTCTCGTTTATGCTTCTTGTGGAGATCATCGCGCTACCGGTCTTTGTGATCCTGTACGACCTTCCCCTCTCCGTCAACCTCGGCGCCCTGGCAGCAGTGCTTGTGGCAGGCACACTCGGTTTTTCGGCCGTAGGTAGTCTCCTCTCCGCGATGAGCGCCAGCACGCGCGCCCGCGAGATCCTGCTCCCCGTCCTGCTCTTCCCGGTGGCAGTGCCGCTCCTCATAGCCACGGTGAAAAGCACGGGGCCCGCTCTTACTGGCCGGCCCATTGGGGAAATCGCCGTCTGGCTTCGTCTCCTGATCGCCTTCGACCTCCTGTTCCTGGCGGTCTCCTCCCTAACCTTTGAGTATGTTGTGGAGGACTGACGGATGAAAGCCCAGCAGTCGGGTCGCTACCGTCTCGATCTGATCCTCTGGCTGGCAGCGACGGCTAGTGTGGCGCTGGCCCTGTACTTCGCCCTCCTGTTTGCCCCAACGGAGAGGACAATGGGCCACGTGCAGCGCATCTTCTATTTCCACGTGGCCTCTGCCTGGGTTGCCTTCCTGGCCTTTTTTGTCGTCTTTGTGGCCAGTGTGCTCTACCTTGCCACTCGGGACCTGCGGCACGACGTGCTTGCGGCAAGCTCGGCCGAAATCGGTGTGCTCTTCACCACGCTGGTGCTGACCACCGGTCCCCTCTGGGCCAAGCCGGTCTGGAACACGTACTGGACCTGGGATCCAAGGCTCACCACGACGCTCATCCTCTGGCTGATCTACATCGCGTACCTAATGCTACGTTCATTCGTGGGCGAAGACGAGAAGGCTGCACGCTTTGCCGCGGTGTTCGGGATCGTGGGCTTTGCCGATGTGCCCATCGTTTACCTTTCGATCCGGCTCTGGCGGACCCTTCACCCAAAGCCGGTCATCGGCGGTGCGGAAGGCAGTGGACTCCATCCCACGATGCTCATCGCTTTGCTGGTGTGTCTGACGGCCTTCGCCCTTCTGTACCTCTGTTTGCTCCGGCTGAGAATCCGACTGGAGAGGGTTCAGCGCCAGTTGCGCCGCGCCCAGCTTGAACGTGGTTGAAGTTCTGTGCGCAACCGGATTCCTCAATCGGTTCGGGAGGCACGTTGCTGTGAAAAACCTGGGTTTTCTGTTCGTGGCGTACCTGCTCATCTGGCTAGCCCTGGCGGCTTACCTGCTGGCTCTTTCCACCCGCCTCAAGCGGCTCGAGAGGGAACTGGCAAGACTCCGGGATCAGACTGGGCAGGAAGGGTGAGCCCATTACGGCCCCTACGGCTCGGAGAGAGGTGGGGCCCTAAGCTGCAAATCCTGGGCGACTACGCCGCCCAGCCACGCACGGAGGGCCCGTTTCCGCTGTGGCCGCAGGGAGGTAATAGAGGC
The DNA window shown above is from candidate division KSB1 bacterium and carries:
- the ccmA gene encoding heme ABC exporter ATP-binding protein CcmA; amino-acid sequence: MVEVRSLTKVYGTRYALREVSFQARAGRVLGVFGPNGAGKSTLIRILAGQTRPTSGQVFLLGKRSDASGPELRRHVGVIGHHTYLYEELTALENLRFYARMYGLRFQERELLTALAKVGLEERAHEPVRAFSRGMLQRLALARATLHDPSILLLDEPYTGLDQSASALLDELLKEMRGTGRTILVVTHDVERGLELVDDVLVLVRGRVAGAGEAAQYTAASMLELYQSGR
- a CDS encoding heme exporter protein CcmB; translation: MGYLRGIAAIYWKDLVLELRTRQSLSAMLVFCLTVAVLFNFAFEPGSSAVQAVAPGVLWSAFAFAGILGISRSFSFEVDRGGLQGLLLCPVERGVIYFAKVLGNFSFMLLVEIIALPVFVILYDLPLSVNLGALAAVLVAGTLGFSAVGSLLSAMSASTRAREILLPVLLFPVAVPLLIATVKSTGPALTGRPIGEIAVWLRLLIAFDLLFLAVSSLTFEYVVED
- a CDS encoding cytochrome c biogenesis protein; the protein is MKAQQSGRYRLDLILWLAATASVALALYFALLFAPTERTMGHVQRIFYFHVASAWVAFLAFFVVFVASVLYLATRDLRHDVLAASSAEIGVLFTTLVLTTGPLWAKPVWNTYWTWDPRLTTTLILWLIYIAYLMLRSFVGEDEKAARFAAVFGIVGFADVPIVYLSIRLWRTLHPKPVIGGAEGSGLHPTMLIALLVCLTAFALLYLCLLRLRIRLERVQRQLRRAQLERG
- a CDS encoding CcmD family protein, translated to MKNLGFLFVAYLLIWLALAAYLLALSTRLKRLERELARLRDQTGQEG